The nucleotide window GTGTCGCTGCGGTGATGCTGTTCGCCCGCCTGAACAACATCCCGATCCTGTCGCTTGGCGACATCACGACTGCGGTTGCGCCGATCGGGCTGTTCCTCGGGCGGCTGGCCAACTTCATCAATAGTGAACTCTGGGGCCGGGAGACGGATTCCAGCGTGCCCTGGGCGATGGTGTTCCCCAACGGAGGGCCGGAGCCGCGCCACCCCAGCCAACTCTACGAGGCCGGCTTGGAGGGCATCCTGCTGTTTGCGGTGCTGGCGGTCATGGTCCGGATGGGCGCGCTGAAGCGGCCGGGCCTGATCCTCGGCAGCTTCATCGCCATCTACGCCCTTGCCCGCATTACCAGCGAATTCTTCCGCGAACCCGATCCCCAGCTCGGATTTTTGTGGGGCGGGCTGACCATGGGTATGTTGTTGTCAGTACCAATGATCATTGCCGGGGCCATCCTGATCATGATGGCATGGCGCCGCGAGACGCAGCATATAGAGAAGTCGATTTAAGGCAGGCCGTGACCGAATTTTCGCCGTTAGAGTCGGAGATCCACAAGCTGATCAGATCGTCAGGACCGATGCCGGTCTGGCGGTACATGGAACTGTGCCTGATGCATCCCGAGCACGGCTACTACGTGTCGCGCGATCCATTGGGCCGCGAGGGCGATTTCACCACCGCGCCCGAGGTCAGCCAGATGTTCGGCGAACTGCTTGGTCTATGGACGGCCTCGGTGTGGAAGGCGATCGGTTCGCCGCCAATGCTGCGGCTGGTCGAACTCGGCCCGGGCCGCGGCACCATGATGGCGGACGCGCTTCGCGCGGTCCGGGTGCTGCCGCCGCTCTATCAATCGCTCCAGATCCATCTCGTCGAGATCAATCCGGTGCTGCGCGAGAAGCAGCAGGCGACGCTATCGGGCGCGCGCAACATCACCTGGCATGACAGCATCGACGACGTGCCTGAGGGCCCCGCGGTCATTCTCGCCAACGAATATTTCGACGTGCTGCCGATCCATCAGGTGGTCAAGCGCGAAA belongs to Bradyrhizobium icense and includes:
- the lgt gene encoding prolipoprotein diacylglyceryl transferase — its product is MPVLTIAFPVFDPVAFSIGPIAIRWYALAYIGGIVLGWIYARSLLKNERRWGGPAPITLVQLDDFILWVTIGIILGGRTGYVLFYNPIFFIQHPAEIFQLWNGGMSFHGGFLGCVAAVMLFARLNNIPILSLGDITTAVAPIGLFLGRLANFINSELWGRETDSSVPWAMVFPNGGPEPRHPSQLYEAGLEGILLFAVLAVMVRMGALKRPGLILGSFIAIYALARITSEFFREPDPQLGFLWGGLTMGMLLSVPMIIAGAILIMMAWRRETQHIEKSI